The Anoplopoma fimbria isolate UVic2021 breed Golden Eagle Sablefish chromosome 1, Afim_UVic_2022, whole genome shotgun sequence region CAGGGAAGCGTCCTGGGTCCTCTGTTGTTTATATTAAACcttatttaaaggaacagtccCACATTTAATGAATCATCTTCTCCATTCCATTATACAAGTGCgttgttcttgttttctttataactAGAGCCCGATTGGAGTGTTACGATTATATTTTCTAAGATGTGGGCTGTTTTAAAGCTCCTCTGCGCTGGCaagaatcctttttttccctattGCATTTAATTAAGTCACAAagcactgaaaacaaaacagtaggTTTTAACGACCATATATATATCAAATCCACCAAGGTCCCTAAAACCATCAAATTCCCAGTTAATATAGAGAGTAAATAACCCCAGTGGAAGCTACAGTCTGGGTCcatgtttagcttagcttagcacgaAGACTGGTTTTCGTGCTAAGCTAGGTTTAGGTCAAGGCCACTTAATCCATCATTTTGGAGCGGTTTTGGATCCAgtattgtgtttatgtatgaTGTCATTCTGATATGTGAGGTTGGATGAAAAGCCGTACATTCTGAACCTTTTAGGAGTATAGCGGCAGTTAACACGTTTTAGTCCTTTTTCTCCACACAAATCATAAAACGCTGAATTCCATGTGCATGTTATTTCATAATTACTTCTCGATGATTTCCAGGAAAGAAGTTGGTACCaattagagctgaaatgattgtTCAATTAACTGATTAACAGAAAAACtaatgcaaatgttttgacAATCGATTAACCATGAAGCCACTTTACAAGCAAAGAAAGGGTCAAAACTTCAGAACCCTCAGGTTTGGTTCTAGATGAGATTGTTGCTCATAAATTCTACAGTAATAGAATGAATATCTTGTCAATGACATCGAATTAATCATCAGACAAATCAAGAACAAAACTAATTGTTAGTTGTAGCCTTTAAACTAATTGTAGGAAAAACAGTTATATTTAAACTcaagtaaacatttatttcttttatattttgttaaactgtatttttatatgttgacaaatttcacattttcatgttCAGCTGATTTGCTGTGATGGACTAAAAGGTTCCATTGAGGGTTATTAGGAAACGACATGCTGTAAATCACAGTTCTCTACTGGTTCCAGACTCACTGATCCGGTTGTTCAGTAATTAAGAGGTCTTAATGGATCCCTTTGACGTCGAGGATCTGAAGGGAAACAGCAGCATTCAGATCTATCAGACGATGTTCTACCTTATGCTCACCTGCACGTCTGAAGGTAAAGGTGTGATTGACTCAGAGGTTATCCTCCTGCTGGTAATCTGACCTGAAGTCAGTTTAATGGACATGTGGATGTCCTGTCTCTGGTTGGCTGCTGGTCTGAAGCAGCTTTAATCCCCAGTTTGGGTTTTATTAAACTGAAGCTCTCAGCTCCAGATGTTCAGCTTCACTTCACTGACTGATCTCTACAGTGCAAACTCACTGCCGACTGTAAACAGAGTGAAGGCTGTGATCAGTGAGTTAAAGGCCATGGGAGGACATTGGACCCTTCTCACCTGTCCAGGTAGAGCTTCTCTTTGGTAGTCCACTAGGCACTGAGGAGTCCTGGGCCACGAgtttaaaggtcaaaggtcatgaatCAGGGATGTCTGtacattcagtgtttgtgttcaaacaTAAGGCCACTtctgacatttttcttcttatttacaCTAGAAAAATAGAGttatcaaaataaacatgttgctGTCGCTGGAGACGCTGGAGACGCTGGAGACGCCCCCTTCAGGAGGATTTATTTGCAGTTTGTTCCTTTGATGACGAtcctgcagaagaagaagaagaagaagaagaagaagaagaagaagaagaagaagaagaagaagaagaagaagaagatttaaTAACtagtaacaataaaaacaaacttctccttttaaaaaatagaattCAGTGAGTTTGAACACGTTAATAAGGGATGAAGTCAAACTGGGATTGGAAGCCAGTTGGTTGGGTTAAACTGGGATTGGAAGCCAGTTGGTTGGGTTAAACTGGGATTGGAAGCCAGTTGGTTGGGTTGAACTGGGATTGGAAGCCAGTTGGTTGGGTTAAACTGGGATTGGAAGCCAGTTGGTTGGGTTGAACTGGGATTGGAAGCcggtttttatttaaactggGATTGAAGCTGGTTTTTGGTTTGGAACATCCTGGATTATACTGGGAGTGATGGTTTACCTGGGCTCAGGTCAGGGTTGCCAGCTCAGGACCGGAAGACGTGGACGGCTCGGACGACGTACTGGCGGCAGATGGGACACTCGCTCATCCGTTTGCCACACTTGGTGCAGGTGATCATGTGACCACACTCCAGCAGAACACAGTCGATGGGACAGTCCATACAGATCTTACAGAGGTTGTCCTCCTGACCTGCAGATCCTCCACCGCCGCCGGACTCTGGAGGGAGACGAAGACGTACGGTTCACCGTcaatttattgcttttattaccAATTATCTGACCaacaaacccaaagatattcagaaTAATGTATGAAACTGAAGTTATTGTTGTGATTTTACGTCATCTGTCTCGTGTTTATCTTTCTGATACTATGACGATGTGAGGAGGAAGATgtttcagaaaacagaaaactcaCCTGAGGCGTTCACAGCGTTGGCGGctgaaagataaaaacagaaaacatgtttctatcttatttttacatttatttataaaactaatCCGAGAGATGTATGTGAACAATATTCATCTGTTGAGCTTAGTGTGGAATTATGGGTCACATCAAACCATTAGCAGACCCACCTAGTAGGTTCTGCTGGTCCTGGTACTCACCCTTAATTGTCCTAGTACTGACCATCAATGGTCCTGGTACTGCATGGTACTAGTACTGACCCTAGATGGTCCTGGTTCTGACCCAGTAGGTTCTGACCCTCTATGGTCCTGGTACTCACCCAGTAGGTTCTGCTGGTCCTGGTACAGCCGGTTCACTCTCTCCATCAGCTCCCACTTCTCACAGCAGCCTTTGTAGTTGACAAAGTTCCTGGCGAGGATTTCCTTCAGCTGTCGGACGCTGAGCTCCTCGATGTCGTCCAGACAGCTGAGGTCCGACAGAGAGGCCCGGCGGCCCGAGACCGGGGCCTCCTCCGGGGCCTCCTCCGGGTCCGAGTTCTGAACCAAAGGGACAAAAGACCCTGAATCAAGATCTGAAGAATCCAGACCCAAAAACAAGACCCTCACTGAGCcactccccctctccctttACCTGGTCTTCATCCTGAACCTCGGGCTCGGCGGGGGAGGTCTCTGTGGGCGGTGCCGGGGCCTCAGGTGGCTCAGCGGGGGGTCAGGGGGGGCGTCGGGTGACTCAGGAGTCAAGATGTGGATGCGAGGGGTGAGGTCAGGGGGCTCAGAGGCCACAGAGggggggtcaggggtcagggtcTCCGGGCGGACTCGTCGGACGGGGAGGACTGCTGCCCGATGAccagctccaccagctcctcctgAACAAAGGGGGACACAGAGGGTTAGCGGGGGACACGGTCTACCTTCATGCGGCTCTGAGggggacaggaagtgaccttCTCTCTGCACAGGTGAGTGGACACCTCATGCAGGTGCAGGTAGTCCCGCAGCTCCTTCACTTTCAGCTTCATCAGCTCCGCCCGCTCCAGCAGGTTGCCGTAGAAACGCTGACAGGTGTGACAGAGGCGGGGGCGGGGCTCCAGCTGGGCGGAGCAACGGCTGCAGTAGTCCTTCTtacagtccacacacacatgctggtggagagacaggcagacctgtcaatcatttcaAACAACAGCTGACAGCCTCTCAGAGAATAACAAGCCAAGCCCCCGTCTGCCCCGTTAACAAGAGCACCTGTTGAAGGTCTCGCCTCAGAAAACACAGGATCCTGGATTTCATCTCAGGACCAGAGTTCTGAAATCACTAAACTGCCTGATTGCCTGTTCAGATCGTCACTGTGGCTGctcacagaaaacaaaggagCAGCAAATACCGTAAATAGAAGTATAAAGGAGGTGAATGAAGAGAATGTGGATCATTGAGTCCAGTCTGAGGAGTGTCTGCAGTCTacatgtttcacattttatcaCCAGTGTGTCATCCAGACTCGGTCTCAACCCCTCCTGGTCTCGGTCTGGATTTTATCTCTGTCAATACCATCCACACCACTCCCGAGTTTAAACCTCCACTACGAGTGACAACAGGCAACCAAACCGAGAGGGGACGAGTGCTGACCAAACTTATTGATCCATAATCGAGTAACCTTTGATttgtaaatgttcattttaatgtagATCTGATGAGAGAGAGTAAGACCTGCTGAGCTGTAGCTTCATTTGAAAtagaaaacttgtttttgtccACTTTGTATTTCTctgagaggataaagaggaagatctcaagtaTCAACCACAACCTTGTATTATTAAAGAGTACAATAGTACTTTGTTGTATGTTCTGTAACTAAGAAACCAATCTACTCCCTGTTTACACCGTCATGCCTGTTGTATCCGTGtggaagaagacttgaaactagagattgagaccataaactcatgtttacaatgtttactgagggaataaatcaagagagaagtagagtcattttctcatagacttctatacaaccagaggagtcgccccctggtggacaggagagagaatgcagctttaacacaggaagctttgacttcactctctCAGGCTGATCTGGACCAGAATCCGTTCAGTCCTGATCCCTGTGGACCCGATCCGACCTACAGACCCTTCAGGTTACCTTCTTGGCAGGTGTGTCGAGGCGCCCCCCGCAGGCCTTACAGGTGAgttcagctggaggaggagacggctGACTGTTGAAGCCTGAGTTGGTGTAGGACTGATGGCGCCGCTCGGCTCCACCAGACGGATCCACATCAACACCAGAGTCCAAACACAACCAGTTACAGCAGGACGCAAACAtgcctgaaacacacagaaatacacactgtGAGAAGTATTTAATACTCCATACACAACCAGTTCTGAGACTATTAGTTTCTAATACATTTcaataataatcagattttgTTGTGTAGTTTTGTTACGTTGTCCGACATAAATAAATCTCAATATGTTACCACTGGTACAACAAACCTCACATCCGATACTCGTTACCTTAACAACCTGTAATATtgatttgtataaataaatgaggaCTTCTGATAAATTTGGCCTCATATTCCACAAAGCTGGACTTTTATTTAATgagtaataagataagataagataatcctttatgagtcctgcagcggggagatttacaggatttacagcagcagagagatagtgcaaacaagagacatagtaaacaCATAAGCTGTATTATAAATAcgtaataaaagtaataaacaggaaagaatattaaataagttaaaaaaaatccacaataactgaacatttttgtatttacagacagaataattagaGTATTGCACatgtatttttactgtttttagtGTAAActtgaataattaaaataaggctaataataataataataataacatgttGAATGTGTCTATGATTAATGAGAATATTAAAGAACAGAAGTAAGCTGTTTACTggttaaatgtatatatttgaaCAAAGACCTGTTTAAGATGTTTGACTCCACTGAGCAGTTTGTTTACTGAACAGTACTTTACACTATGACATGTGACCACTGTCACCACTAGAGAGGGTTCCTCACCCACCACTGTCACCACTAGAGAGGGTTCCTCACCCACCACCTGTCACCACTGTCACCACTAGGGTTCCTCACCCACCACTGAGAGGGTTCCTCACCCACCACTGTCACCACTAGAGAGGGTTCCTCACCCACCACTGTCACCACTAGAGAGGGTTCCTCACCCACCACTGTCACCACTAGAGAGGGTTCCTCACCCACCACTGTCACCACTAGAGAGGGTTCCTCACCCACCACTGTAGGCCAGACTTCATGGTAGAACCTGACGTGTAACTGTTCCCTTctaattatgtaaaataaaacatgacaatgaCAAAGTAAACATACTTATATGTTATCAAGGCCTTCTGGTGAATACAGCTTTGAGTGACACCAAGTAGAACTCTTATCTAGAGAGTAACCAGGCACAACAGAGAGTAACCAGGCAGAGCAGTGAGTGACCACCCTAACCAGCTGACCATGTTAtacatgttatgttgttatacatggtgttatgatgttatacatgttgttatacatgttatgttgttatacatgttgttatacatgatgttatacatgttgttatgatgttatacatgttattatacatgttgttatacatgttgttatacatgttatgatgttatacatgttattatacatgttgttatacatgttgttatacatgttatgatgttatacatgttatgttgttatacatgatgttatacatgttgttataatgttatacatgttgttatgatgttatacatgatgttatacatgttgttatgttgttatacatgttgttatgatgttatacatgatgttatacatgttgttatgatgttatacatgttgttatacatgatgttatacattttgttatgttgttatacatgttgttatgatgttatacatgttgttatacatgtcgttatacatgttgttatacatgttatgttgttatacatgttgttatgttatacatgttgttatacatgttatgttgttatacatgttgttatgttatacatgttgttatacatgttatgatgttatacatgttatgatgttatacatgctgttatacatgttgttatacatgttgttataatgttatacatgttgttatgatgttatacatgatgttatacatgttgttataatgttatacatgttgttatacatgttgttatacatgttgttatgatgttatacatgttgttatgatgttatacatgttgttatacatgttgttataatgttatacatgttgttatgatgttatacatgttgttatacatgttgttatgatgttatacatgttgttatacatgttgttatacatgttgttatgatgttatacatgttgttatacatgttgttatgatgttatacatgttgttatacatgttgttatgatgttatacatgttgttatgatgttatacatgttgttatacatgttatgttgttatacatgttgttatgttatacatgttgttatacatgttgttatacatgttatgatgttatatgttatgatgttatacatgttgttatacatgttatgatgttatacatgttgttatacatgatgttatacatgttatgatgttatacatgttgttataatgttatacatattgttatacatgttatgttatacatgttgttatacatgttatgttgttatacatattgttatacatgttgttatgatgttatacatgttatgttgttatacatgttgttatgatgttatacatgttgttatgatgttatacatgttgttatacatgttgttatacatgttgtgttatacatgttgttatacatgttgttatacatgttgttatgatgttatacatgttgttatacatgttatacatgttatacatgttatacatattgttatacatgttgttatacatgttgttatacatgttatgatgttatacatgttgttatacatgttgttatgatgttatacatgttgttatacatgttatacatgttatgttgttatacatgttatgatgttatacatgttgttatgatgttatacatgttgttatacatgttatgatgttatacatgttatgatgttatacatgttatgatgttatacatgttgttatgatgttatacatgttgttatacatgttatgatgttatacatgttatgatgttatacatgttatgatgttatacatgttgttatacatgatgttatacatgttatgatgttatacatgttgttatacatgttatacatgttatgatgttatacatgttgttatacatgttgttatgatgttatacatgttatgatgttatacatgttatgatgttatacatgttgttatgatgttatacatgttgttatcatgttatacatgttgttatacatgttatgatgttatacatgttgttatacatgttatgatgttatacatgttgttatacatgttatgatgttatacatgttgttatgatgttatacatgttgttatacatgttgttatacatgttatgatgttatacatgttgttatacatgttatgatgttatacatgttgttatacatgttgttatacatgtttTATACATGTGTATACTCTGTTATACAtgtgttctctgtgtctgtctctctctatgtgtctctctgtctctctctgtctgtgtctgtcatgtctctctgtctgtctctgtctctgtctgtctctctctctgtctctct contains the following coding sequences:
- the rffl gene encoding LOW QUALITY PROTEIN: E3 ubiquitin-protein ligase rififylin (The sequence of the model RefSeq protein was modified relative to this genomic sequence to represent the inferred CDS: inserted 2 bases in 2 codons), encoding MFASCCNWLCLDSGVDVDPSGGAERRHQSYTNSGFNSQPSPPPAELTCKACGGRLDTPAKKHVCVDCKKDYCSRCSAQLEPRPRLCHTCQRFYGNLLERAELMKLKVKELRDYLHLHEVSTHLCREKEELVELVIGQQSSPSDESXPETLTPDPPSVASEPPDLTPRIHILTPESPDAPPXPPAEPPEAPAPPTETSPAEPEVQDEDQNSDPEEAPEEAPVSGRRASLSDLSCLDDIEELSVRQLKEILARNFVNYKGCCEKWELMERVNRLYQDQQNLLAANAVNASESGGGGGSAGQEDNLCKICMDCPIDCVLLECGHMITCTKCGKRMSECPICRQYVVRAVHVFRS